One genomic window of Primulina eburnea isolate SZY01 unplaced genomic scaffold, ASM2296580v1 ctg567_ERROPOS1000000, whole genome shotgun sequence includes the following:
- the LOC140821417 gene encoding uncharacterized protein, whose translation MKKRGKFTQRHEKKRKNKHYSCSSSDEDLERIKSGSRKKKKWYDSYEDLSSKSEYSCSQSESECDQKKYRIRKREKKMHNDRSEITKRNKKKWSNSRLQEVENCGSDDNPLDHDLNDDNRSSQLGNDTVRKEMGLEWMLLQPKDSIEKTCKKATRIEAEEAPAKVIKDNPMELNPYLKDNESGYPEETERIKTKGKQILSSSIVGDGGASWRLKALKRAQEQAAREGKKLQEVVEDRWGSMGQLAASVASRNVAPTLAHLHAIKKRKGLVKEERGNIAEEIGRTSQKDSERRNGEDILPRHKMRVPKVHDSLSWGKRGHKNLSTEDTALVSAAMSELNKFSNDGSFMDKFMPQKDADSGGRGNSSSQAFEHRVEHKSVKFEDEITTEDVSVKPSISANQLAAKALQLRMKGKHEEAEELLKEAEKMKVKHDTENSSYKMPIDGTTSRRILHDVSSRQKKKEEDADLNLAKKIMHNQRFSISGQADDEYDYDDGPRTKTRKKGGGDNCKSSEITNSAKRLMTQQDRCQFCFENPTRPKHLAIAIANFTYLSLPQMQPIVAGHCYIVTLQHESSTRTLDDNVWDEIRNFKKCLIMMFSKQERDVVFLETVLGLARQRRHCLVECVPLPREIAKQAPVYFKKAIDEAEDEWSQHNAKKLIDTSVKGLRNSVPKNFPYFHVEFGLDKGFVHVIDDEKGFKSSFGLDIIRGMLQLPAEDMHRRWRHESLDRQKQAVASFASDWEPFDWTKQLD comes from the exons ATGAAGAAGAGAGGAAAATTTACCCAGAGGCATGAAAAAAAGAGGAAAAATAAGCATTACTCCTGCAGTAGTTCTGACGAAGACCTAGAAAGAATAAAAAGTGGATctagaaagaaaaagaaatggtATGATTCATATGAGGACTTGTCTTCTAAGTCCGAGTACAGTTGTAGTCAGAGTGAATCGGAATGTGATCAGAAGAAATATAGGATTAGGAAAagagaaaagaagatgcacaatGACAGATCAGAGA TAACaaagagaaacaaaaaaaaGTGGAGTAACAGTAGGCTACAGGAGGTTGAGAATTGCGGAAGTGATGATAATCCCTTGGACCATGACTTGAATG ATGACAACAGAAGTTCTCAATTAGGCAATGATACTGTGAGAAAAGAAATGGGATTGGAATGGATGCTACTCCAGCCAAAAGACAGTATAGAGAAGACTTGTAAGAAAGCAACTCGAATTGAGGCAGAGGAAGCTCCAGCTAAAGTG ATAAAGGACAATCCCATGGAACTAAATCCTTATCTGAAAGATAATGAGAGTGGTTATCCAGAAGAAACGGAAAGGATAAAGACTAAAGGCAAACAAATTttatcttcttcaattgttggcgATGGAGGTGCCAGCTGGAGGCTTAAAGCTTTGAAAAGAGCCCAAGAGCAAGCAGCTCGTGAAGGAAAGAAACTCCAGGAG GTTGTTGAAGATCGTTGGGGTTCTATGGGTCAATTGGCCGCATCAGTGGCTTCTCGTAATGTTGCACCGACTCTTGCTCATCTGCATGCTATAAAGAAAAGGAAAGGGTTGGTAAAGGAGGAACGGGGTAATATAGCTGAAGAAATTGGTAGAACCTCGCAGAAG GATTCTGAGAGGAGAAATGGGGAAGATATTCTCCCTCGACATAAAATGAGAGTTCCCAAAGTTCACGATTCTTTATCTTGGGGGAAGCGGGGACATAAAAATCTATCAACTGAGGATACTGCTCTTGTCTCTGCTGCTATGTCGGAATTAAATAAATTCTCCAATGATGGAAGTTTCATGGATAAATTTATGCCCCAGAAAGATGCTGATTCTGGTGGTCGTGGCAATTCTTCATCTCAAGCGTTTGAACACAGAGTAGAACATAAATCTGTTAAATTTGAAGACGAGATAACAACAGAAGATGTATCAGTGAAGCCATCAATTAGTGCTAATCAGTTGGCTGCCAAAGCCTTGCAGCTTCGAATGAAAGGAAAACACGAGGAAGCAGAAGAGCTGCTG AAAGAAGCTGAGAAGATGAAAGTGAAGCATGATACTGAAAATTCGTCTTATAAAATGCCAATTGATGGAACCACAAGCCG GCGCATCCTGCACGATGTCTCTTCAAGGCAAAAGAAAAAAGAGGAGGATGCCGATTTGAATCTAGCTAAAAAAATAATGCATAATCAGCGATTCAGCATATCTGGTCAGGCAGATGACgaatatgattatgatgatgGTCCTAGGACAAAGACTCGGAAGAAAGGAGGGGGTGATAACTGTAAATCCTCTGAGATAACTAATTCCGCAAAGCGCTTAATGACTCAACAGGACCGCTGCCAGTTCTGTTTTGAAAATCCAACAAGACCCAAGCATCTGGCCATTGCCATTGCAAACTTTACCTACTTGTCACTGCCTCAAATGCAACCTATTGTCGCAGGTCATTGTTACATCGTGACCTTGCAG CATGAATCTTCCACAAGGACTCTTGACGACAATGTGTGGGACGAAATTCGAAACTTCAAGAAATGCTTAATAATGATGTTCTCAAAGCAGGAAAGGGATGTTGTTTTTCTTGAGACAGTATTGGGTTTGGCGCGTCAAAGGCGCCACTGTTTGGTAGAGTGTGTTCCTTTGCCTCGGGAAATCGCAAAGCAGGCACCTGTTTACTTCAAGAAG GCAATTGATGAAGCTGAAGATGAATGGAGCCAACACAACGCCAAAAAGCTCATCGACACGAGCGTCAAAGGTCTACGAAATTCAGTTCCCAAGAATTTCCCTTATTTTCATGTCGAATTCGGCCTCGACAAGGGATTTGTTCATGTTATCGATGATGAAAAGGGTTTCAAAAGTAGCTTCGGTCTCGACATTATAAGAGGTATGTTACAATTGCCAGCAGAAGACATGCATCGACGCTGGAGGCACGAGTCTTTGGACAGGCAAAAACAAGCTGTCGCTAGTTTTGCCAGCGACTGGGAACCTTTTGACTGGACAAAGCAGCTCGACTAA
- the LOC140821425 gene encoding uncharacterized protein, whose translation MEMFFVVFFICPSCGFHQKYPLRSPDTLSSILQHSLGSDGSSPSPSPSLSPSPLSRFPHRHPHQRHGATLIPAIAPSLSPRNGGYVIGKRSPTSAPVSAPAPGKKKAAEPPACHFRYRNWFPWKHNKHSGTAPSTPPALAPHAASPQPKQEDPLTPNSNPVSASSPLPNVGSAHSQPPSKGEFHGRQPNAMPLFSPSPSPSCAGIFSPNILALPLLISLGLFL comes from the exons ATGGagatgttctttgtggtctTCTTCATTTG cccaagctgtggcttccatcagaagtaccctctccggtctcctgataccCTTTCATCAATATTGCAGCACTCCCTCGGAAGTGATGGAAGTAGTCCATCGCCGTCACCTTCACTTTCACCGTCTCCTCTGTCACGATTCCCGCATCGCCACCCCCACCAACGGCATGGAGCCACTCTGATTCCTGCTATTGCTCCTTCACTATCCCCGAGGAACGGTGGATATGTAATTGGGAAAAGGTCGCCTACATCTGCTCCCGTGTCTGCACCAGCACCAGGAAAGAAAAAAGCAGCAGAACCTCCTGCTTGTCATTTTCGCTATAGGAATTGGTTTCCTTGGAAGCACAATAAGCATTCTGGTACAGCACCTTCCACGCCACCGGCTCTTGCACCACATGCTGCTTCACCACAACCTAAGCAAGAAGATCCCTTGACACCCAATTCGAATCCTGTTTCAGCAAGTAGTCCGTTGCCAAATGTAGGTTCTGCTCATAGCCAGCCCCCATCAAAGGGTGAATTTCATGGCAGGCAGCCGAATGCAATGCCTTTATTTTCACCATCACCATCGCCAT CTTGTGCAGGTATCTTCTCCCCGAATATACTGGCCCTGCCACTTTTGATATCTCTTGGATTGTTTTTGTAG